The following is a genomic window from Neofelis nebulosa isolate mNeoNeb1 chromosome 12, mNeoNeb1.pri, whole genome shotgun sequence.
AAACCCCCTGGTCTAGCTCATCCCCTACCGTCCTCCAGCCATGGATGTTTTGTTGCTCCAAAGcagatggtgttttcttttcaccACCAGACAGCCTGACTCCCGGCTTCCCCTTTTGCCACGTGGCAGCTTCAGCCGGCAGatccatcctcccacccaagGCTTCTTGGCCAGACTGCCATCTGTGTCTTCCCTCCTGGGGATACCATGTTTCACTGCAGCCTGGCGGGCTTGCGACTGTGGGAGCCAGGGGCGGGGCAACACTGTGCTCAGAGCCAGCTCATTGCCGTACAGGTGATGGTCTGGAACCTGGACACAACGGAGTCTGTAATCAATAACCCCGTGAGGACAATTTGCTGCCACCAAGACGTGATCCTTTCCATGTCCTTCAACCCCAGTGGCAGCCTGCTGGCCACCACCTGTAAAGACCGCAAGATTCGGATTCTCGACCCCCGGGCAGGGGCCGTCCTCCAGGTGTGTGCTGGGTTGGGATCGGGCTTGGGGACAGAGGAGCAAGGAgtggtgaggggctgggggaggcttcAGAGAACAGGGCGGTAATGCCACATCAGCATTCTGGCCAAGCCTTCACATGTGCTATAGCTTCTGTCCTCCCAGCTGGGAGGTAGCGGATGTCACCCCCAACcttcagatgaaaaaactgaggctgaaGAGAGGTAAGGTGACGTGCCCACACTGAAAGCTGAGCTTTGACCCTGGTCTAACTCCAGAGCTTGTCAATGTGCCTTAGCTCTGTCAAGAGGCATGACACGACTGTCTGtccactgtgtgaccttaggcaagcaCTTCCCATTCTCTGGgccactgtttccttatctacaaCAATGGACCATTAGTCCTTCCTCTtggaggactaaatgagataattcagATGACAGTGCCCGCCCAGCCCCATGCCTTGCATACAGTGATAGAGTGCTCAGTCATCTTTCAGAAAGAGCATGGAGCTGAGCAGAAGTTTGCCTCTATCCTGGCTCAAAAAAGAATTCTCACCAAAAATAACAGGAGAGACTCAATGTGGatgggatgggagtggggggggggtctctggaaggcttcctggaggtggtccCTCTGGAAAGATTCTCTAAGCAGAGCTGGAGTGAACAAGGAAGGCATTCCAGGTCCTGCCACAGCACAAGCAAAGGCAGGGAAGCCAGAGACCCTAGCTGCTTGCTGCCCGGGAGTCCCTGACTGTACATCCTGTCCAGGAAGCCAGCTACAAGGGGCACCGGGCCAACAAAGTGCTGTTTCTGGGGAACCTGAAGAAGCTGCTGTCCACAGGCACATCCCGGTGGAACCACCGTCAGATGGCCGTGTGGGACCAGGTGAGTCTCCTGTGCGACCCCGCACCCTGCCCCTCACCATCACCCTTCAGCTGAGTGctggcttcattcattcattcattcattcactcccttACTCATTTCTCAAGCATTTACTTAGCACAGCCTGCCTGGTGTGAAGGACCCAGGGATGAATAACAGGGAGATGCCAGCAGCTGGTGGGGCGAACCCAGACCTTTTGCATCTTCTCGATCAAGGAGACAGTGGCCGTGGTgtagggggtggagggaggtggccACTTCTGGGACCAggacagggcaggggctggggggagagaaaggagatgaccttctgggcagaggaaacagctGGAGCAAGGGCTTGGAAGGAAACACCAAGGCATGTGGGCAGAAGGAGCAGCTGaggggggtgagggtgagggccAGGCCAAGCAGTATTGATTGGAAGGATCACTTGGCTAGAGTTTCAAAGACTAGACaaatcactttctctctctacatCTCCATCATATTTCACAACAAATCataaaacaagcaggggagggctggTGTGTGATCAGGCATGTGAGAAGCGATCTGTGAAAGGCAAAATGCTGGCAAAGGAAAAAGGGtggtctcccttcctctctctctttctctctctctctctctctcacgcgcgcgtgtgcgcgcgcgcatacacacacacacacacacacacacacacacacacacacacatccagagCCCCTTGACAGGGATTCTCATCTCCACCCTCCCCAGGAGTGACCCACAGGCCTTtctggcttcccttcccttacaggACAACCTCTCCGTGCCTCTCTCAGAGGAGGACCTGGATGGCTCCTCGGGTGTGCTGTTTCCCTTCTACGATGCAGACACCAGCATGCTCTACGTGGTGGGGAAGGTCAGCCTGTCTTGGGAGGGAGGTGGCCACCTGTACCGCTGAGGCAGGAAGCAGAACTACCCCAGTCCGGCCCTGCCCGTAGCCAGACAGCAGCCTGGCGCCCTCAGCCTGCAGGGCAGGGATAGGGACAGGCGGGAGGTACCGCACACTCTGGCCCTCTGGTGAGCACAGCACCTGGCCCACCTTCCTGGCTCCCCAGGAACACCTAGGGCCATGGCTTTGGTCAGACACCCCAAGCTTGTCCCTCTTCAGCTCTGGATCCAGATGAGGAGGGACCAGTCGGTGTTTCTCAATAAGGGCATCTTCAAATTTGGGGTGGAGCAGGTCTTCATTAGGTAGGACCATCATTTGGCATCCCAGCTCCTACCCGCCAATGCCAGGAGCAGCCTCCACCCTCCCCAGTTATTATGACGACAACAACCAGAAGTGCCCCAGGGCACCAAGACCCGCCTGATGGCCTCAGCGCCTGCCACTTCTGACCTTTCTGTGAGGCTGGCAGTGAGATTCGTGCCTGTGCTCCCCCACCGAGCTTCTGCCTTGGAGGCGCATGGGTGGGCTTTGGGTCGTGGTTGGGGGGATGGGATGTCACAATGAGGCCCCCCAGTGCCTTGGCGACAGTCCCCTGGTGTTTTCTTGTGTGAAGAGGCTTTGCCAGCTCACCGCTGCATGGCGACAGGGGCCGGGAGCGGGCCAGTGGGAACTGGCTCTGAGCGCACCCTCCTGCTCCTCAGGGAGATGGAAACATCCGCTACTATGAAGTGAGTGCCGACAAACCTCACCTGAACTACCTGACGGAATACCGCTCCTACAACCCCCAGAAGGGGATTGGTGAGTGTGGTGTGGCGCACTGAGGCCACGTGGGACCTGGGGAGATAGGAACGAGTCAGAGGAGGGGCCTGCCCTGGAGGGGCCCACATCTGTGAGGGGAGATGATAGATCAACACTGACTCTACGGGAGGCCTGAGGGAGGTGTACAGGAGGTCCTCCGGGAACGTGCAGCTGGAAGTCAAggagggcttctcagaggaggcaaAACTTGAGGAGCCAAAGGGAGAACAGAGCACCGCATGGGGAGAGCATGAAGGTGTTGTAGGCCAAGGTAGAACAGTTACAACAGTAGCCAGGATGTAAGAGAGACTGACCGAGGAGAGCCCCTACTTTTTAAGTGtgtttgcaaaaaacaaaacaagatgcgACTATATGTGGGCTATACGAAATCCACTTCAACATGAAGACACAGATTGagtgcagagggaaggagaaagatacCACGCTAACACGAATCAGAAAACGAGGGTAGAGCTCTGTTCAGAGCAGCTGGGGCCAAGCTGTGGGGGTGGTCACGGAGGGCCTTGAGCAGAGCATGCTTCCTATAAAAGCCAAGCTAAAATCACCGCGAAGTCCTTGAAGGTGAGGACAGAGTCTCATTTCCCCAGCACCGTGTAGGTATTCGTTCATGAACTGTTTGTAGAGGGAACGGTGGCGGGAGGAGGGTACTCTCTGCTCACGTCCGGGTGTGCGACCTGGCTTTGCCACTCACACTGGGGCCCCTGTGACCGCAGCCCAGCCAGAACCTCTTAGCCCTCCTTGACCATCTGCCCGCAGGTGTCATGCCAAAGAGAGGTCTCGACGTGTCCTCCTGCGAGATCTTCCGCTTCTATAAGCTGATTACAACCAAAAACCTCATCGAACCTGTATCCATGATTGTACCCCGGCGGGTAAGGGTAGTGGCAGCCATCTGTGAGGGAGGCAGGAACCCCTCCTGGAGAGAACAGGCCCCggacctggagcctggagcccaggccCCTGGGGCAACAGCAGGGAGGCTGAGGGCCACTCCTCAAGGGGAAGGCCTTCCTCATTGTCAGTGCAGTGTTGCTGCCTAAGTCTCGCCCTATCTCTGCTCTTgagttgctgtgtgaccttggccatgCCCCTTtgctctctgggccttggtttcctcaactCACAGGTGGGGAAAGCCCGGACCCCAGCTCCCTAAGGGCCCTCCCGTCTGGGCAGCCCCTTTGCCATCCCAGCCCTCACTGTCCTGGCTTCTCCTGCAGTCGGAGTCTTACCAAGAGGACATCTACCCACCCACAGCAGGAACCCAGCCCTCTCTGTCGGCCCAGGAGTGGCTCTGTGGGATGAATAAAGGTGAGGGAGGCTGAGAAGAGGCCCGGTGCAAATGTGCGGGGAAATAGAGTGTCTAGTGGCTGAGCTCAGCTAGAGTGTCTAGCTGAGCGGGGTCTGGCCTCTAGTTGTGTTCGCCCGTAACCCTGAACAGGTGGTCCTCGACAGTTGGTCCCCAGGGACTAGGATGGTCCGAGAAGGGAGGCGTTGCCCCAAGTGGCTCAGGAAACTCTTTTCCAAATCAAGGAATTTTGTTCCATGGAAAACTTCTTGAAACTCCAGGCTGTGCAGAGTGACTGGAGAGTCTCAGCCGGATGCCCCTGCCTTTCCTCCCATCCACATGGGTGCATTGCTCTTCGACCTGAGAGACCCTCTGGGCAGCagctgccccaccccacctcaggcCCTCCTTCCCTGTGCTGACACCCTCCCTGTTCTCTCCACCTGAGGGCCAGCCCAGGGGAGGCTGTGTGTGGTCCCTAGCCCTGCCCCAGCAGCTGCCTGTATGACTGGGACGTCCCTGTCCTTCTGCCTCTCCGCTTTGGGCAACACTTGCTCTGCTGCTCTCTGGGCCTGTTGCCTCCTCTGTGACTCTGATAccttcctcccctgcttctcAGGGCTGCTGGGAGGATTCATGAACTGGTAGACGGCAGAGCACAATGCGTGTGGGACTGTCCCCACAGAGCAAGGGCAGAGCTTCACTGGAGGCACTCACGGTGTTTAGGGGCAGCTCCAGGGTGTGCACTGTGCTGCTCCTACAAACCGGGCATCACCTAGAtcacacgtgtgcgtgtgtgtgtgtgtgctctcctGGTGCCCTGGTGTGCAGGCTGGTGTCTGTGTGTGGCCAGAGCTCCATTTCCATCACGTGACTGTGCGTGTCTGCGTGTGGCAGCATCTGCTCATGGACACTCAGTCCTCATGCAGCCCTTTGCTTCCCTCCCAGGGCCGGTCCTGGTGTCCCTAAGGCCAGGCTCCGAGCAGCTGAGCTCCCAGCCACCGCTCCCAGAGAGACCCCCCTCCCTCAATCGGACAGAACAGTTGGTTTTAGAAGATGGCCAGAGGCCCTTCTCCCTGCCGGAGGGGAAGATGCCAAGGAGGGCAGCAGAACACAGgctggaagagaagaaaacccGGCTCACAAATGGCTTTGACGTCTTCGAGTGTCCCCCACCAAAGACAGAGAACGAGGTGTGAAcgaggggtgggggctgtgctTGGAAGGGGGGGAGAAAATGAGGGGTGAGAAAAACAACCAGCTGTGTGCCCTGGCCTGGCCACTTAACTCACTTTGTTAATTCATTCAGCAGACAGGCAGTGAGCGTCATCTGTATGCCAAGATGGTGGGTTTGCATATAGATAGATGGTGGAAGACCATCTATGAAATGCAGAGGGTTTGATCTGGCATCAAAGTCCTTTCCAGTTCTGACACTAGGATTTTCTGGGCTTTTGGAGTCAACTTGTGTTAAGTGCCTACCGTGTGCTGGGTCCTGCAGTAGGCACTGTGGTATATAACCTCCCTGAATTCTCTCCAGAGCCCTGGGAGTCAGTAGGTAGTGGGTGAAAACACAGGGACTGGCATCTCACAGCGGAATTCTGATCCTGGCTCTGCTAAGTACTGACTGTGGGACCTCAGACCCAGGGGCCGAGTCTCTCTTAGCCTCAGTCCCCACAGTGGTACAATGGAGTGCTGACACCCCCCTCGGAGGGGGTCATGAGCATCCAGTGGCATCCGGAGATCCTTAGGTGGGGGGCACCCAACGTCCAGTTGCATTCTATACAGCTCAGCAACTATGTTAATGCCGAGGTTCGTTTTCTGGCCCCCTAGTTCCTagaggaggaaattgaagctcagggagggtaagtaacttgcctgagtcCACCGATTTTAGCCGTGGTGAAAAGTCCAATCTCCAGACTTCAGGGCCAAGTATCCTTTTCTCTGTGCCACAGGGGGTCtaaggatgcaaaaaaaaaaaaaaaaaaaaaaaaaaaaaagtctgaaagatcaagtcttttaaaatttcatttcttgggTAAAGacaaggttttttaaattttttttaatgtttatttatttttgagagagagaaagaaacagagtgtgagccggggaagggccgagacagagggagacacagaatccaaagcaggctccaggctctgagccgtcagcacagagcccgacgcgggtcttaaacccacaaactgtggatCATGACCACAAACATGTGgatcgaacgcttaactgactgagccacccaggcaccccagacaagGTTTTATAAAAGATCTGTGCAATGGTTGCTCCCTCAGGCCTCAGCCGTGGTAATCACCTCCATCTTTCTGAGTGAAAAGGGAGCAACATTTTGTCCTTCCTGCTGGTGTTCTGGCCCCTCCCATCCTGGGGCACCGAGTGACATTTCTCTCTGTTCTGTACTTTCCCAGCTGCTGCAGATGTTTTATCGGCAACAGGAGGAGATCCGGAGGCTCCGGGAGCTGGTGACCCAGCGCGAGGTCCAGGCCAAACAGTTGGAACTGGAGATCAAAAACTTGCGgatgggctcagagaggttctgAGCAGAGATGTCTGCCCTCCTCGCCCTCAGGGACACCACTCGGCTCCATGGGGAGGTCCAGAACCAAACCACAAGTCCCCCAACAACAACcactatttctatattttttaccAGAAAACGAAACTCTCGGTCGCTGGAAGATTCTAGTGGGAGGGACGTGGTGCCGTTTTTCTATTTGCCTTCTCAAAACAACACTGTCTGAATTGACTCTTTGTAGACGATATCTTGCCTTCTggttaattctgtttttaagGGTCCACGATGAGCTATAACTTCTCAAGGGAAAGAACATTGTACAAAGTTAGAGCGGGAAGGCCCTAGGAGATTTTCAAATTGGGGTCCATAGAACGAGAGGAAGGCTAAGCAGGAGGGCtgtgctcccccccaccccgttccaaCCACACAGTTCCCCTTCTCTCTGATTTATATATTGGCTTCTATGGAATACATAATTCTGCTTCTGAAAAAACATTTAGAAGTTTGAAAAACTGTGATCTGGCCcaacttcctcattttacaggtggggaaactgaggcccagagacaggcAAGTGATCAGGGTCTGCAGAGGGTTCATGGCAGGGCTGGGTCAAGCTTCTGGTCTGTTGGGTCggtctttctgctgcttctagTCTGAAGCAGCCCTCAGCCCACAGGGCAGAAATCCATTTGTTCTGGCCTCTTCTGTGCCCCTGACTCGCTCTGTACCTCTTTCAAGTTACTCCCTCTCTGGTCTCAATTTCTCTATCTGAACTAGGGGACCCTGGCGTGTGCTGCCCTCTACAGGATCTGCCACCTGAGA
Proteins encoded in this region:
- the CORO2A gene encoding coronin-2A, with the protein product MSWHPQYRSSKFRHVFGKPASKENCYDSVPITHSVHDNHFCAVNPRFIAVVTECAGGGAFLVIPLNQTGKLDPHYPKVCGHKGNVLDIKWNPFNDFEIASCSEDTTIKIWDIPTQLLTKNLTVFRKELMGHARRVGLVEWHPTAANILFSSGYDYKVMVWNLDTTESVINNPVRTICCHQDVILSMSFNPSGSLLATTCKDRKIRILDPRAGAVLQEASYKGHRANKVLFLGNLKKLLSTGTSRWNHRQMAVWDQDNLSVPLSEEDLDGSSGVLFPFYDADTSMLYVVGKGDGNIRYYEVSADKPHLNYLTEYRSYNPQKGIGVMPKRGLDVSSCEIFRFYKLITTKNLIEPVSMIVPRRSESYQEDIYPPTAGTQPSLSAQEWLCGMNKGPVLVSLRPGSEQLSSQPPLPERPPSLNRTEQLVLEDGQRPFSLPEGKMPRRAAEHRLEEKKTRLTNGFDVFECPPPKTENELLQMFYRQQEEIRRLRELVTQREVQAKQLELEIKNLRMGSERF